One Nitrospira sp. SG-bin1 genomic window carries:
- a CDS encoding tRNA-specific adenosine deaminase yields MQHEPGDPHYMELALQQAALAPLVGEVPIGAVLVHNHEVLAAGHNYREVFQDPTAHAEMIVIRRAAERLRTWRLTGTTLYVTLEPCPMCAGAIIQARIARLVFGAWDSKAGACGSILDIPAERRLNHRVDVVGGVHEQKSRALLQDFFRLLRDEDPGRIKTEQHS; encoded by the coding sequence ATGCAGCACGAACCGGGCGATCCCCACTACATGGAGCTCGCCCTACAGCAGGCCGCCCTTGCCCCGCTTGTAGGAGAAGTTCCTATCGGGGCAGTCCTCGTACACAACCATGAAGTGCTCGCGGCCGGCCACAATTATCGGGAGGTTTTTCAGGACCCGACGGCCCATGCGGAAATGATCGTGATCCGGAGAGCTGCCGAACGGTTGCGGACATGGCGGCTCACCGGAACAACGCTCTACGTGACGCTGGAACCCTGTCCCATGTGCGCCGGAGCGATCATACAAGCCCGGATTGCACGGCTGGTGTTCGGAGCGTGGGATTCCAAAGCCGGGGCATGCGGATCGATCTTGGATATTCCGGCCGAGCGGAGGCTCAATCACAGAGTCGACGTGGTGGGCGGTGTGCACGAACAGAAAAGTCGCGCGTTACTGCAAGACTTTTTCAGACTGCTGAGAGACGAGGATCCGGGGAGAATAAAAACCGAACAACACTCATGA